The Halorussus salinus genome includes a region encoding these proteins:
- a CDS encoding CopG family ribbon-helix-helix protein encodes MRTSLNVPDDVLAAFDETWQAEGLDSRSRAIREAMREYVEAHAELEAAEGEVMAVLAYDYEHDEVVHDLHAVQHEFGDAITATNHVHRGEWCMETAFCEGPAEEVRQLVYRLRDFDSVARVKVMVLSADRE; translated from the coding sequence ATGCGAACCAGCCTCAACGTTCCCGACGACGTGCTGGCGGCCTTCGACGAGACGTGGCAGGCCGAAGGACTCGACTCTCGGTCGCGCGCGATTCGAGAAGCGATGCGCGAGTACGTCGAGGCTCACGCCGAACTCGAAGCCGCCGAGGGCGAGGTCATGGCGGTGCTGGCCTACGACTACGAACACGACGAGGTAGTCCACGACCTCCACGCCGTCCAACACGAGTTCGGCGATGCCATCACCGCGACGAACCACGTCCATCGGGGCGAGTGGTGCATGGAGACCGCCTTCTGCGAGGGTCCGGCCGAGGAGGTCCGTCAACTGGTCTACCGGCTCCGGGACTTCGATTCGGTGGCGCGCGTGAAGGTGATGGTCCTGAGCGCGGACCGGGAGTAA